From the Spiroplasma sp. BIUS-1 genome, one window contains:
- a CDS encoding signal peptidase II produces MSLDWISKSIVANSMVLDGVGTTFIPGLIKFKYTINPGAAYGMNAGKLGLAITIAALVTLLLIAIFIFIRNKYWLIPISLMVAGSVANLLGRAWAPLTSDGIKGGVVDFIVFDFSFLGSDGYIFNLADAWVSIAVGFIIVILIAYAVFEILEANMRKKDKEKYEFYVDIKTRKQILFETYYEKFKFKDENKLTYRDYLSKNEKITKKWKKYKNKR; encoded by the coding sequence GTGTCTCTGGACTGAATAAGTAAAAGTATTGTTGCAAACTCAATGGTTTTAGATGGGGTTGGAACAACTTTTATTCCTGGTTTAATAAAATTTAAATACACAATAAATCCAGGAGCAGCTTATGGGATGAATGCTGGAAAATTAGGCTTGGCAATTACAATAGCTGCATTGGTAACTTTACTTTTAATTGCAATATTTATATTTATAAGAAATAAATATTGACTTATTCCAATAAGTTTAATGGTAGCTGGAAGTGTTGCTAATTTACTTGGAAGAGCTTGAGCTCCACTAACAAGTGATGGAATAAAAGGTGGAGTTGTTGACTTTATTGTCTTTGATTTTAGTTTTTTAGGATCAGATGGATATATATTTAACTTAGCTGATGCTTGAGTTTCAATTGCAGTTGGATTCATTATTGTAATTTTAATTGCATATGCTGTTTTTGAAATATTAGAAGCTAATATGAGAAAAAAAGATAAAGAAAAATATGAATTCTATGTTGATATAAAAACTAGAAAACAAATTTTATTTGAAACTTACTATGAAAAATTCAAATTTAAAGATGAAAATAAATTAACTTATAGAGATTATTTATCTAAAAATGAAAAAATCACAAAGAAATGAAAAAAATATAAAAATAAGAGGTAA
- the ileS gene encoding isoleucine--tRNA ligase, which produces MEKNYKDTLLINQTSFDMKADLKTKEPNIQNEWSQKDIYKKKLKANQNKPSFVLHDGPPYANGNIHVGHALNKILKDFIVRWKNQSGYNSPYIMGWDTHGLPIETAITKTGVDRKAMSPVEFRNLCKEYALQQVANQAEQFKRLGIFTDYDCKYITLTDDFELSELKLFAKMVEKNLVYRDLKPIYWSPSSESALAEAEIEYAEVKSPTIFVACEIIENKEFENAYFVIWTTTPWTIPSNQLIALGEDLEYVLVKPENDERQFVIAKDLLESVSEQIGWENVKVVKTFKGNDLTNINYQHPWYEDKKGFTVIGHHVTAEAGTGLVHIAGGFGEDDFEIVTKNNIKAFAPIDDQGKFDVTVKDSRLEGIFYEDANKIIGTILQEKGLLLKLKFVKHSYPHDWRTKKPVIYRATHQWFVGLSDVKEEIDNAIVNNVQTNPEWSKERLRNIIKDRNDWTISRQRLWGVPIIAFFDKEKQPQITKEIVDYAIEVIAKKGTNAWFELPADDFLPDQFKNLGWTKETDILDVWFDSGSSNLAIEQNFNLQRPFDVYLEGNDQYRGWFNSSMINSVIYDGKPAYKQLITHGMTNDEKGKKMSKSIGNTIDPLEIANDLGADILRLWVFSTDFTDDQRIGKEILKQVAESYRKLRNTIRFILSNLVDFDPKKDYQSTLEEVDMFALNNLTVAKTKFSKAMESYSFNSAYKLINNYVANDLSSFYLDFIKDIIYVEAKDSKRRRQVQTVMYEQLWVLLDMLKPVLIHTVEEAYSHIQNMEKEESIHLLDLREQNFLQDEEFIAKWNKVLDLRDDVNEALEKARNEKIIKKGFEAVINLEVKKEFEFIKDIKDLNQILIVNSINFLEVKNEINSKVANVSVELKQGLKCQRCWAIFDELNDDICQRCFDVIN; this is translated from the coding sequence GGATATAATTCACCATACATAATGGGGTGAGACACTCATGGATTGCCAATCGAGACTGCAATTACAAAAACAGGAGTTGACAGAAAAGCAATGAGTCCTGTTGAATTTAGAAATCTATGTAAAGAATATGCTTTACAACAAGTTGCAAATCAAGCAGAACAATTTAAAAGACTTGGTATTTTTACTGACTATGATTGTAAATACATTACGTTAACAGATGATTTTGAATTAAGTGAATTAAAACTATTTGCAAAAATGGTTGAAAAAAATCTAGTTTACAGAGATTTAAAACCAATTTATTGATCTCCTTCAAGTGAATCTGCTCTGGCAGAAGCTGAAATTGAGTATGCCGAAGTTAAATCACCAACAATTTTTGTTGCTTGTGAAATTATTGAAAACAAAGAATTTGAAAATGCTTATTTTGTTATTTGAACAACAACTCCATGAACAATTCCTTCAAACCAACTAATTGCTTTAGGAGAAGATTTAGAATATGTTCTTGTAAAACCAGAAAATGATGAAAGACAATTTGTTATTGCAAAAGACTTATTAGAATCAGTTTCTGAACAAATAGGATGAGAAAATGTAAAGGTTGTTAAAACATTTAAAGGAAATGATTTAACAAATATAAATTACCAACATCCTTGATATGAAGATAAAAAAGGGTTTACAGTTATTGGACACCATGTAACAGCTGAAGCTGGTACTGGTTTAGTTCATATTGCCGGAGGTTTTGGAGAAGATGACTTTGAAATAGTTACAAAAAACAACATTAAAGCTTTTGCTCCAATTGATGATCAAGGTAAATTTGATGTAACTGTAAAAGATTCAAGATTAGAAGGCATTTTTTATGAAGATGCCAATAAAATAATTGGAACTATTTTACAAGAAAAAGGGTTATTATTAAAATTAAAATTTGTAAAACACTCATATCCTCATGACTGAAGAACAAAAAAACCAGTTATTTATAGAGCAACTCACCAATGATTTGTTGGTCTTTCAGATGTAAAAGAAGAAATTGACAATGCTATTGTAAATAACGTTCAAACAAATCCTGAATGATCAAAAGAAAGATTAAGAAATATTATCAAAGATAGAAATGATTGAACAATTTCTCGTCAAAGACTTTGAGGAGTTCCTATTATTGCGTTTTTCGATAAAGAAAAACAACCTCAAATCACAAAAGAAATTGTTGATTATGCAATTGAAGTTATTGCAAAAAAAGGAACAAATGCTTGATTTGAATTACCAGCAGATGACTTTTTACCTGATCAATTTAAAAATCTTGGTTGAACAAAAGAAACAGATATTTTAGATGTTTGATTTGATTCTGGAAGTTCAAACTTAGCTATTGAACAAAACTTTAATCTACAAAGACCATTTGATGTTTATTTAGAAGGAAATGACCAATATAGAGGTTGATTTAACTCATCAATGATTAACTCAGTAATTTATGATGGAAAACCTGCTTATAAACAATTAATTACTCATGGTATGACAAATGATGAAAAAGGTAAAAAAATGTCAAAATCAATTGGAAATACAATTGATCCTTTAGAAATTGCAAATGACCTAGGAGCAGATATTTTAAGACTTTGAGTATTTTCAACTGACTTTACAGATGATCAAAGAATTGGAAAAGAAATATTAAAACAAGTTGCAGAATCTTATAGAAAACTTAGAAATACAATCAGATTCATTTTATCTAACTTAGTTGATTTCGACCCTAAAAAAGATTATCAATCAACTTTAGAAGAAGTTGACATGTTTGCTTTAAACAACTTAACTGTTGCCAAAACTAAATTCAGCAAAGCAATGGAAAGTTATTCATTTAACAGTGCATATAAATTAATAAATAACTATGTAGCAAATGATTTATCTTCATTCTATTTAGACTTTATTAAAGACATTATTTATGTTGAAGCAAAAGATTCAAAAAGAAGAAGACAAGTTCAAACAGTTATGTATGAACAACTTTGAGTTCTTCTTGATATGCTAAAACCTGTATTAATTCATACAGTTGAAGAAGCTTATTCACATATTCAAAATATGGAAAAAGAAGAGTCAATTCACTTATTAGATTTAAGAGAACAAAACTTCTTACAAGATGAAGAATTTATAGCTAAATGAAATAAAGTATTAGATCTTCGCGATGATGTAAATGAAGCTTTAGAAAAAGCTAGAAATGAAAAAATCATTAAAAAAGGTTTTGAAGCCGTTATTAATTTAGAAGTTAAAAAAGAATTTGAATTCATCAAAGATATAAAAGACTTAAATCAAATTTTAATTGTTAACTCAATAAACTTTTTAGAAGTAAAAAATGAAATTAACTCTAAGGTAGCTAATGTTAGTGTAGAATTAAAACAAGGGTTAAAATGTCAAAGATGTTGAGCAATTTTTGATGAATTGAATGACGATATCTGTCAAAGATGTTTTGATGTAATTAATTAA
- a CDS encoding RluA family pseudouridine synthase — translation MEQLEIKLEQDSGRLDKYLTEYLKEEYDFSRSYVQKLIESNDVLVNDQPVSVKYNLLTGDLIQMNLKEPTELEAKAEDIDFEIVYQDKDLLVVNKPNGLVVHPAAGNPSGTLVNGLLFKVKDLSSIGGVLRPGIVHRLDKMTTGLMIVAKNDKAHKRLTEMLANNEIHKEYIALVHGVVEPNAGKINAPIGRHKGDRKKMTTTDINSKHAITNFTVLERYENHTKISCVIETGRTHQIRVHMAYIKHPVVGDPLYAFKEDMKEEFGQYLHAYKLAFNHPITNEKIELISELPKEFNDKINLIKE, via the coding sequence ATGGAACAATTAGAAATTAAATTAGAACAAGATTCTGGAAGATTAGACAAATATTTAACTGAATACTTAAAAGAAGAATATGATTTTTCTAGAAGTTATGTTCAAAAGTTAATAGAATCTAATGATGTTCTAGTAAATGACCAACCAGTTAGTGTTAAATATAATCTTTTAACTGGCGATTTAATACAAATGAATTTAAAAGAACCAACTGAATTAGAAGCAAAAGCAGAAGATATTGATTTTGAAATAGTATATCAAGATAAAGACTTATTGGTTGTTAATAAACCAAATGGTCTTGTAGTTCACCCAGCTGCAGGAAATCCTAGTGGAACACTTGTGAATGGACTTTTATTTAAAGTTAAAGACTTATCTTCAATTGGAGGGGTTTTACGTCCTGGAATAGTTCACAGACTTGATAAAATGACAACAGGATTAATGATTGTGGCTAAAAATGACAAAGCCCACAAAAGATTAACAGAAATGTTAGCAAACAATGAAATTCACAAAGAATATATTGCTTTAGTTCATGGTGTGGTTGAACCAAATGCTGGAAAAATTAATGCTCCAATTGGTCGTCACAAAGGTGATAGAAAAAAAATGACAACAACAGATATTAATTCAAAACATGCAATAACTAATTTTACAGTATTGGAACGTTATGAAAATCATACAAAAATAAGTTGTGTGATTGAAACTGGAAGAACTCATCAAATTAGAGTTCATATGGCATATATTAAACATCCTGTTGTTGGAGATCCGCTTTATGCATTTAAAGAAGATATGAAAGAAGAATTTGGACAATACTTACATGCTTACAAACTTGCTTTCAATCATCCGATTACAAATGAAAAAATTGAGTTAATAAGTGAGTTACCCAAAGAATTTAATGATAAAATCAATTTGATTAAAGAATAG